Proteins from one Desulfonema limicola genomic window:
- a CDS encoding HpcH/HpaI aldolase/citrate lyase family protein yields MQYFSCLDKEKKNTLFFREPEYFIRDCNKDLMSHALGAALYMPATRENIAEEIISHKHKHLTSTIFCLEDSIHDSELEKAETMTAMNLNKLYQEILEKGEDFYNKIPYIFIRVRNPGQISRIAGMAGRSFSILTGIVFPKFSYDNGLDYFMELEKISNFFKKRFYGMPILETKDIIYWETRKNALKNLNNIFADYHDMILNIRIGGTDFSSIFGLRRNFDVTIYDIHVIRDCITDIINNFCRPEKNYVVSGPVWEYFGQYPFTKNKNHSSLFDPYLTGLINETYIDKTNGLIGKTIIHPSHILPVQSLYTVNYEEYADAVSILNNNETGIVKSSFANKMNEVKPHKNWAEKILLRSKIYGVFNKDQSFINLIQE; encoded by the coding sequence ATGCAATACTTCAGCTGTTTAGATAAAGAAAAAAAAAACACCCTGTTCTTCCGTGAACCAGAATATTTTATCCGTGACTGCAATAAGGATTTAATGTCCCATGCACTGGGAGCAGCTTTATACATGCCTGCAACCAGGGAAAATATTGCAGAAGAAATCATATCCCATAAACATAAACACCTTACATCAACCATATTCTGCCTTGAAGACTCTATTCATGACAGTGAACTGGAAAAAGCAGAAACTATGACTGCAATGAACCTGAACAAGTTGTACCAGGAAATACTTGAAAAAGGAGAGGATTTTTATAATAAAATACCCTATATTTTTATAAGAGTAAGAAACCCCGGGCAGATTTCAAGGATTGCAGGTATGGCAGGCCGGTCATTTTCCATATTAACCGGTATTGTATTCCCCAAATTTTCATATGATAACGGTCTGGATTATTTTATGGAACTGGAAAAAATAAGTAATTTTTTTAAAAAAAGATTCTATGGAATGCCTATTCTTGAAACAAAAGATATTATCTATTGGGAAACCAGAAAAAATGCCCTTAAAAACCTGAACAATATCTTTGCAGATTACCATGATATGATATTAAATATAAGGATTGGTGGAACAGACTTCTCAAGTATCTTTGGTTTAAGAAGAAACTTTGATGTAACAATATATGATATTCATGTTATCCGGGACTGCATTACTGATATTATTAATAATTTTTGCAGACCTGAGAAAAATTATGTTGTATCCGGCCCTGTGTGGGAATATTTTGGTCAATATCCTTTTACAAAAAATAAAAATCATTCTTCATTGTTTGACCCCTATTTAACTGGTCTTATTAATGAAACATATATAGATAAAACCAATGGTTTAATTGGCAAAACAATTATTCATCCCAGCCATATCCTGCCTGTGCAGTCATTATATACAGTCAATTATGAGGAATATGCAGATGCAGTAAGTATTTTGAATAATAATGAGACTGGCATAGTTAAAAGCAGTTTTGCCAATAAAATGAATGAAGTCAAGCCCCATAAAAACTGGGCAGAAAAAATCCTGCTGCGCTCAAAAATATATGGAGTTTTTAATAAAGATCAGAGTTTTATAAATTTAATTCAGGAATAA
- the mltG gene encoding endolytic transglycosylase MltG has protein sequence MRYFVLSIFFAVILIISSGIYFFFNLKNYSDKPLDYNKTEKTIHILQGQGLGAVSQSLTDAGIITDPFKFKLIARFKGLDKQIKAGEYLLDSSMPPLEILKIINKGKVVLYRLTIPEGYSMEQIAELVETSGFGDQKAFMQLAADPVFVSAKGFEGKTLEGYLFPDTYYFSKNTSLESIITAMTSYFKSVFTSKWEERADELGMSIHQIVTLASIIEKETGAAHERPVISSVFHNRLKKNMRLQSDPTVIYNIKDFDGNLTKKNLQKITPYNTYKIKGLPPGPIANPGKKSLEAALWPADTKYLYFVSKGDKTHEFSTNLKDHNKAVRKYQLSR, from the coding sequence TTGAGATATTTTGTTTTAAGTATTTTTTTTGCAGTTATATTAATAATTTCCAGCGGGATATATTTTTTCTTTAACCTGAAAAACTATTCAGACAAGCCTTTGGATTATAATAAAACAGAAAAAACAATACATATCCTTCAGGGACAGGGACTTGGAGCAGTTTCCCAGTCTTTAACTGATGCTGGAATTATAACAGATCCCTTTAAATTCAAACTTATTGCCAGATTCAAGGGCCTTGATAAACAGATTAAAGCTGGGGAATATCTGCTGGATTCATCAATGCCCCCTCTTGAAATCCTGAAAATAATAAACAAAGGAAAGGTGGTTCTCTACCGCCTGACCATACCAGAAGGCTATTCAATGGAGCAGATTGCAGAACTTGTTGAAACCTCTGGATTTGGAGATCAAAAGGCTTTTATGCAGCTAGCAGCAGATCCTGTTTTTGTATCTGCCAAAGGCTTTGAAGGCAAAACCCTTGAAGGCTATCTTTTCCCGGATACTTATTATTTTTCAAAAAATACAAGCCTTGAATCTATAATAACAGCCATGACCTCTTATTTTAAATCTGTATTCACAAGCAAATGGGAGGAGCGTGCTGATGAACTGGGTATGTCAATACATCAAATTGTTACCCTGGCTTCCATTATTGAAAAAGAAACAGGAGCAGCCCATGAACGGCCTGTTATTTCATCAGTATTTCATAACCGCCTGAAAAAAAACATGAGACTTCAAAGTGATCCTACAGTAATTTATAATATAAAGGATTTTGACGGAAACCTGACAAAAAAAAACCTTCAAAAAATAACGCCTTACAATACATACAAAATAAAAGGGCTGCCCCCGGGACCTATTGCAAATCCCGGGAAAAAATCCCTGGAAGCAGCATTGTGGCCTGCTGATACAAAATATCTTTATTTTGTATCAAAAGGAGATAAGACTCACGAGTTTTCCACAAATCTCAAGGATCATAACAAGGCTGTACGGAAATATCAATTATCAAGATAA